In Setaria italica strain Yugu1 chromosome IX, Setaria_italica_v2.0, whole genome shotgun sequence, the genomic stretch TCTATCTAGCAAATGGAAACAAACTTGTATATTTGCACTTCATTCTATCTTCTACCAAACTAGTGTTAGCATTGAACAAGCCTAGGGCATAAGGATATCCGTCCACAAAATCTAAAATACAGCATGTAGAGgtaggaaatgaaaaaaaaatatagggaGAGAGGATACAATAGCACCAATGCCCCGCAAAACAAATATAATAACCTAGTTCTCCCCTCACTTGACTTCCCCATGCACACATGTGGGTAAGTGTCCAGAAAAGAATGGCAAGAAACAAACATTTCAAGGAATTGTGCACTTCACTTATATTGATATGCCCAGACTAAATGCAACATGGCATCCAAGGAGTATTTGCATTTAAACATATGCCTAACATAAGATTATCAGGGCATAAGAGGGCACGACAGGTGCATCAACAATCCAACACGAATAAAGACTGGTAGAATCCTAATATAGCTGGGTCAAATCCTCGAAATCCAATCTTAATACTTCAAATGCATAAGCACTCCGAGTTACTGGCAGGCAGCAACAGTACAACGCATTCGCTCAGATCTCTAGCCACCAATCCATATTTGAACACGTGCCATCAAACCACGTCCAGATACAAACACGTCAAAATTTACTTCAGGAACCGTTAGAAATCTCCCTATTTTTAGATTGATAGCAGACAACTCAAAATTCCACAGAATTTACGGCAGGGGCGTATCAATCGCATAAAGCAGCGCCGTCTCGAACTCCAAACAGATAAATCGTATCGAAGCACGAAACAGAAGCAAACGTATATTGTTCCAAACCGATTCGAAGCAATCAATCATCTCGCGCACAATACACAACGAAGCACGCCAAAGGAACCGAGCCGAGGCGAGAAGGAGAGGGGGTCGGGGAGTTAGCTCACCGTCGTATCGGCACTCGAGGAGCATCCTCTTGAGCACGACGAGGCACGTCGGGTCGTCGTCCACCACCAGCACCTTCATCCCCACGGGGAAGTCCGCTCCCcgagcctccgccgccgcagccatccCCTACGCCGGGAAAACCAGCACCCCGCCTCGCCTCTCCCTCCCGCCCGAATCacgcctccatcgccgccgcagaTCCGGCGCCTCGCCGCTCACCAGGCAGCGCCCCTCGAGACCAGCCGCTGCgctgcgccgcccgcctcggGAGCCGCCACGGATTCAGGGACGGACAGAGGCCGCGGGCaggggggggagggaggagaaaggGAGCGGCGAggcagggagggaggaagaggtggGGGAAGGAAGAGCAGGAGACTAAATCGCTAAAGCGTGATTAGTAAAGCAAGTAAAATCACGCTATTGGCCGGGGGGCAGGCAGCGATTAGGAGTTACTGCTAATGACGACGCCGCGGCGGGtgcttgctggcttgctgctgcGCTGCGGGCTGCAGCTGCGCGACCTCCctgcctctctctcctccctgtctCTGCTTTCCACTTGCGGCGGCCGGGCCGCGGcgcccttttctctctctcgaGATGGCTGCGTGCGCGCTTAGCTGGCCGCTACCGGGTGCTTCCTTTTTAAAAACGGCTCGCATTGATTTTgtcttgatttccttccaattTTCTGGAGGCCCCCATACATGGGACTTGAGCTTTTTCCATCTTTTTGCGACCATCTACTGATCAGGACTCTGCTGGATTTGCCTGAACTGACAGCAAGCAGGTGAGGAATACAACTGCTGTACTGCATGGTTGGACCGTGGCTTGAACTTTCCTTTTATGCTTGCGAGCTTAGGGGAAGTCCTTTATTGCCCATTTTTAGGATGTGGTCTATTCATGTGGCGTGTGGAATTTGAAATTTGCGACTGAGGGTTTTAGCGGTCGCAAAATATATGTAAGGTGCTCGTAAATGAGTCCGTTGGTTTAAATATATGGAAAATCTACATCGAGAGGCCTCACGATTTAGCATTATCATGGGAGCCTCAATTTAGTACTATCGGACGAATTTGTTGCCTAAAAATAAAGAAGTaatagaaaaataatgaaaGATGGACATCGGATTCGGGTGCTCGGATGTTGCTCCGATGATGGCCAGCGCTCCGACGATGTTAGGGTTTAGAGTTTGGGGTACCTATATATTCCTATGCCTGGAGGGAGCTTTGGACAGGCAACCGGGTGGTCGAGGCAGACGACAGATGGTGCGGCGACGTGGAGATGGTGCCGCCGGTTGGCGCGGCGAAGGACAACCGGTGGACGGTGTCAGGCTTGGGGCATCATGACACCCAGCTAGCTGGGTTGGCGCGGCGATAGTCGACGATTGCGAATCTGGAAGCCGTCGGAGATGGAGTAGGTGGACAGGGTAGGGGCACTCGCTGAAGACGAGAACCGAGCACTCGCCGGAGATGAATATGGTGACGAGGATGGTAGAGGAGGGagatgggaggaggagaggagggtggTCCTCGCCGGCGTAGGAGGTGACTCCGACGAGGTGTGGAAATCAGCCATGGGGGCGGATCGGCTAGGCAAAAGCACCGTGTGCGGTAGATCAGGAAGACATGGGATTATAAAGCGAGGGGGGAGGggaaagaagaagataaggtaaGTGGGGCTCACACGGGGATATTTCTAGATGGAATTTTTTTATCGATACATGGATACGGTCATACAGAGGGGTCTCGACCGAACGCTATCTCAAGATTCTCCTTCCTAGTTACCTCCTTAAATATATGGTGCTGAAGATgtatgaaaaaaaaagcaaaagggcatctagcctagtggttagagcacttGAGTAGCACCCAACAAGCTCGGTTTGACTCCCTGTTGGAGCGAATTAAATGGGTTTGAAATAaacaaattataaaaaaaaaggtaggAGCTTCCCTACTAAGTACGTGATAACCACATGTGATCTTTTATTTTACAATAGCATTTTAAGTATTTTCAACATTGTtgacaaaaaaatatattttcaacATTGTTTGCGAGCTGAACCCGCTAACCGTTGATGGCTTGGTGCACACAGCAGCACTTATGGCATTGACATTTGGTCCATGGATGCCAGTTTTTCTCTTTTCATTGGTTTATTGCCGCATTACATCTATTTTTAGTCAAAAAATCTAAATGTTCacctttattttttcttaaggCCATCCCGTCCTATTGACGACGTAAGGAAAGCGGCTTAACTATCGATGCTAAACATTCTATTCCCCTCCAATTAGACAGACAAATGAAGTTGCTGACTCGAGGACTTGACGTTGATGGATACCTATTTTTCCCTTTCGCTAGTCAAGTACTAGTCTATATCATGACTTCCCACTCTAACGTCAGTTATCCTTAAGATTGGTGCACGTAAATTTCGAAAGCAAATATTATAAGTATTTGACAACCAGCTCAAGTGGGCAAACTTGTAATTATACTCGATTATTTGGGAgcaattttgaaataaaaatatatgCAACCTGACGCGACCATTTGCCCTAAATCATCTCTAATATCTAGGAAATAAGAATTATTAACACTAGTATAGTCTTTTTTGCTGCAAGTGGTGTCCACTTGCCACGTGTTGTAGCTTGTAAACATGTGCATGGTACCCTCTAGGTTCTACGAGCATACagagtaaaaaaaataattctcCAAATGGACAAATCTTGTTAGATCTTGGAGGAGAAAATAGCTGACAGCAAATATACATTCGAAGTGAGTATTCATGCCCAGAAGTTCTATGACTATTTCCTTTTAGGTGGCAAAGAATTTGGCATTCCCATCAGCTCTACTACATTGTTGCCGTCAAAAGCTCTCTCAACATTTCGTCCATACGTTGCCACGATGAGACCTCGAGAAGATCATCACCAACTTACTCCATTAGAGTTCAACATGACCAACAGAAAATTAAAGAGCTCCCAACATCTGGGCACAAGCCGCGGCCACAAGGTGGGTCACACGACGCCCCACCACGGAGAGGCTGCGCGCGGACCAGCGCTCGCTGACTGCGCGTGTATGCGGCCATGATTGGTCAAGGTTTACTTGCGGTTGGGGATCCGGATCTTCTGAGGTGACGGGCGTGATGCGGTGCATGTGATGGGACTGGATTGCTCGGTCGGGGCAATTCTGAAGCGGACGAGAGGCCCAGATGTGTCATGTGTGTAGTACTAGGCTGGCACTTGGCGAGGGACACCGGACACGGCATGATGAGCGAATCACGTGGAGTTCTCCTGGCACTTGGCGAGCTACTTGGCCGCTTGATTACTCGAGCGTGATCTACTTGTTACCAAAAATATTGCGAATGCTTTAGAAAACATCGCAATTTGAGATATAAATTATGTATACCATGTCAGGCATGGTCTACTTGCCACCAAAAGTAATGTGCAAGCTTAAACAAACATTGCAATTTGAAGATATCATAGGTGTCAGGTTCGTATATGGTATATTCATACGCCATTTGCCACCTGAATCGGTACTGCTAGCACATCTCTCGGTAAGAAAAAAATGGCACGTACACTGATGCGAAAGTGCGAAACCCTCCCATGCCATCCTAGTCCCAATCAAAAACTTCAAGGCGCATCCGGCAGCCGAAGCAATCTTTCTAGGTAGGGGCGCTGCTCCGCTCACGGTTTGAGGCGCAGCAAATTGGCTGCTGCCAACGCGAAAGAGGCGCAGCCACCACCACGACGGAGCATCGGAAACCGCCGACGGATTTTGACTGCCACCACATGCGTCACGCGTCCCGCCACTCCACTGTGTGTGTTCTCTCCGCCATCGGCCCACCCTAAGACCCTAGCTAGCTAGGGACTTACGTAGCCGTAGAAACTGGAAAGAAGGAATCGCTTCTCTGGAACCAAATCTCCTCCATTGGTTGTAACGTAACAAGCCCTTCGCCTGACGAGCAATCAGCGACACAGATCACTCGCATCCGTGTCCCGTCATGGTGCTCTGATGGAGTTTATAACGTGGCGAGCAACAGTTCGTGATGCGTGCCAGGAAAATGCCCGGTCAGGTCAGGCAACGGAAACGGCATCATAGTACCACACACAAAGTTGGCCTAGTGCAAAGTTATTCGTGTCAGCAAGATACCTACGACCACGAGGTGTGTGTATTGGGTGCTTGAATTGATCGCGATTTCTTTTGTCCAATCAAGCATGGTTCGATTCGAAACACACATGCACTGACGCATGGCAGCAGCACAACAAGAAGCGGCCAAGCCCGAACACCAACAGGGTCAGGTGACTCCGTAATCTTTTGAGCCAAGAGGACCAGGTGACTGTGCCTGACCGGTAGCGGCGGTAGTGAGAAAAAGAATACGAGGATAAGATCTGGATCCTAGTATGGCATTGGCAGCCTCCACGGGATGGGAAGCCGTGGCGATGCGCGCGTACGAGATGCTGGGGAATCTCGGGGCTCCGCTTTCCCGATTTCTTTTTCCGCGCCCCCCGAGAAAAGGATGGATAGCCCGGATGTGTTTTCCGATGGCCACGAGTAGTTAATCCTGACGCCGAATCTTTTGTGCGTGCCACTCACGGCCGCACAAGTGGTTCCGGTGGTGACGCGCCGCAACTGGTTGCCGCCGTACTTGTTTATACAAGAGGGAGGAGCAGATAGATCACCGGTGTTCATTTTTACCGTGCTGCAGGCTGCTGCTCCACGTCCGTCGTTTCCAAGCGTTCGTTTGACGTCGCTGTCCGGCTAAAAGTGAATTATCGGTTGATCAGACACGTGTGATGCGTGGCGTGCAGTAGCCCGCCCAGCACGCGGCTGATCTGATCGCTGTTGCTGTCGTAAGACGAGAGTAACCGCTGGGTCACGGTGGCCGTCGGGTTGTGCTCGGAAACGATGGGGTAACCGCCAGCGCGAGCCGCGGCTTCCAACTGGCAGGTCGCCACAGGGCGTAGGGCCGGACCATGAGTCCCCGAGATGGGTGTCACGGCCCAGGACCACCATCTCTGACCGAACAAACAAACCCGGTGACTCCACTCCAGCTGCATCCAATCGAGAGGCAACAGCTGCAGGAGCGCGTTTCGTCAGGCTTTTCACACCCTCCTTTTACCAAGACCCCGCTAGCCTGCTACACGCCCGGAGGCCGGAGCCGAGAAGCGAGGCACCAGTTGGCCGCCCCGCCGGCTGCGGGGACGGGGAAAGACGCGTCCGACTTGGgtgccgccgcgccgcgagCGGCCGGGGGCGGGCGACGGCTTCCAGGGGCCGCGGGGCGCCTTGCACTTTCGGTCGCCTTTTTCCCCACCAGCCGCCACCGCATCGCCTGCCGGCTACGCATGGTGGGCGAATTTCCCACGCGCGCGACCACACGCCGCTTTCAAGGCCCAGTCGACCACGCCCCGCGTCGCGGTGCCACCTCGACTCAGCCCTGTTCGTGGTTATCCACAGGGAGGGAAAAAGGGGCGACCACGACGTGGCGACTGGGGAGGCGCCGGCGACCCCGAACCACAGCCCACAGCCCACTGGCTGGGTTGGATGGCAGCTTTCTGCTCTGTTAACCGGATCAAAGGGGAGATCTGCTAGCTGGAGCGTTCAAACCCCAGCTATGTTCAGCTATTCAAAACCATACACGACCGCATAATTTGTCGGCAAAGCCAAACTTATATTATAAAGAAATGACCTTGTATGctacaatgtcttgtcagtttgtACACAGCTCggcaaaatgttttttttttctgaaaggcAAGCGCCAAACAGTTGGGCTGACACATCCTCTGAATCTGAAGGAAATGTTCCTTATAGAATACTAGAGCGATGAAATGAGGGCCATCAGGTGCTAACCCTGAAATGTAGCTTTCTAACCACTACCAACAACATACGATGAATAGGAGCCGTACATTTCAGCATTGTCTAGCAACCTCTTCTTGGTCCACTGTGATCCTTCCACACAGATGCCTCAGAAAATCAGTGTGCAGCGCATGACCAGCCTATGTCACAGAAAAGGGAAAGTTCAGTTCAGGATACAAAAAACAAGGCAACAaggtagaaggaaaaaaatcaggaaAACAGTTTATAATTAGTTCCTCTTAGACATAGAATCTTCTTGCACAAAGAGGGTGCACAGAGAATATGCTATGGTTTCAGATAAACCCTACTATCTCAGAACCACATGTTGCTTGAAAGCAAGACGTTGCGATGCGCCAACGAAAAAAATATGGTGGTTATAGTTTAAGGTCACATCAGAATAATGAGTGTCAAAGCAACTTGCAAGGCTTTAGTTGAACCGGCCTATCACAGTAACGGTACTCTTTGTTATTGATGTCCCCTTTGGATAACAGTAATTTTTCCCTAACTTTGACTAGGCCTCTGATCTATTATCGATCTGACGTGTCTGACATTTTCATTGTCATGAACTGCATAACCTCTTTACCTACCACTACAAATGGTATCGAAAATTAACTTTGTAAAGCGAGTAGTTAAGCAAAGCTAGAAAAGGCAAGGCAATGAGATGGTACACAAAATTAAACATCCTAAACATGGGACAGATACTTACAAAAGTTAATAAACTTGACATAATCACATCAAGAACAATTTATGTGAGAGTTCAACTAACATAGGCTAACATCCACCGTATCATTAAGATATGGTAAAAGTTCAAGTTTTTTTAATTAAGATCAGATTGTCAACAAGATAAGTGACCAGGGTGAAGAAACAATCCAGCACACTTGCCGGTATCGTGTGTTTTTGCCAGGAAGTTCCGGTTCAAATTGCTCCAGATGGTCGATCTGCAAAGCCTAGCTCCACAACCTGAACACACTTCCTTTGATGACTGGTGGGCAAGGATAAACTCCGAAGTTCCTGGAGAGATTCAGAAAGGGCTTGATTCACTAGTGATTCTAGGGGCTTGGTCGATTTGGAAGCATAGGAATCACTGTCTTTGATGGCATTCTTCCAAACTTAGCTGGTATGCTGCTGCTCGCTAAGGAGGAAATACATCTTTGGGGTTTGGCCAAGGCCCGAGGCCTTTCATACCTTGCAGCCATTGCGACAGGCGGTTTAGATGTTTCTGCTCATGGTCGATGCACAATTAAGTCAAAGGCGTGAATGCAATCTAAGACCTATGGGTGTGGCTGTGTATTGCAAGGGTTCTTTCCccgtttttctttttaatataatgatacgcagctctcccgcatgttcgaggaaaaaaacaaacaaaaagatgGACAAAAGAGCAATTTCAGCAGTGATGACTGCTGAATTTATACAATCCAGAATCCAAATAATGAAACAAAGCTGCAGAATACAAGAGGCTTCATGTCAGCACGCAAACTAGTATACGGAGCAGCATGAGCCTGGAACTTGTAAGGTGGCTAATGGCTAGTCTATTAGAAGAAGAGAAATCTATGCCTTATAAGGCAGCTGCTAATCTGTTATGGAAGTATACAACACACAACATAGCTAGTAGAATTTAAAGAACATACCTTATAGGCAATTATATGAGCAATTGGGAAACCCTGGTTACCATTCTGTGCAAGAAGCGAGAAGTCACCTATAAGATCCAATATCTTGTGGCGGCAAGGCTCGTCCTCAAACCGCACTGGTGGATTTAGCCATCCACCAGACATGCTATCAATTGCCAAAAACAAAGCAGTACACAGTTACTTGATATGACCAAAAACAGAAAATAATGAATTTGAATCATGCAACAACTTCATTCCTAGCCATAGATCACAACATCATCAATGTGCGGAGTTTTGAAAGAAGGGGGAAGAGAAACTAACAGTCACAACAGTCCTAATAGTTGAAATGTATTGCCCATCAACTGTGGATTGTCAACCACTGGCTGTGATATGAATTCTGGCTTTTGTAACAGAAGTACGTATTTGCATTTAACTAGTCAATACAAAAGATGAGATTCACTGTGAGGCTACCGGGGGAAGTATGGATAAGAAAGCTCCTACAAAAATAAACTTTGTTCGAAGCTCAGTCTACAAGTAACAAGTCCATACTAAACCAGCCAATACAAAAGATAAATACTGATTAAGCCCCTAAATTCTCTAAGAGCCACAAAAAAGCTCAAAGAACCAAAGGAATCATCTGAGTTGTAACTCATTAAGTCATTTAACATAAGATATTTAAGAAATGAAGCAGAAAAAGGTTAATGTTATAATTTAGATGTCAAAATAAGACCAAATAGTGCCACCCTGTATTGGCAACACATGCAGTATAATATAAACTTTTTATGAACCTATGTCAACAAGGAGTCCACCAATATGTAgttctgcacaaagttaaatAGACAAGTAACATTTTCCAGAATATTTATCTTCACCTGCAAACCATAGCATTTTCTAGAGATCCTCCTTTGATGAGCCCAGCGCCACGCATTTTTTCGATCTGTAAAACTCAAAAATGCAGCAAGCAGAAAGGAGTCACTACATTAAATTTGAGATGTGAGGAAAGAGATTGTAAAAACATGTCCATCAATAAAGAACCCCATAAGAAGCTCTCTTGAAGGAGAAAAGGTAAAGCCAAGGCCATAAGGCCAACAAATTCACAACAAAGATATTCTGCGACATtccaagaaaaaggaaaaccacAGAACTAAAAGCCAGCAAACTTGTGAGGACGACATAAGTAACTCTAGAAgatgaaaatgaaaataaaactgTGTATGATATCTCATGAGATCATGACAAAGTACATTAGAATTAAACCATGTGCTAGAAAAGTAACTTAGTCATACAGTACTAAAAGAGATCTTATCAAGTAATTTATACATGTAAATGCAGATCCAATATAGGTTACTAGCATATAATGGACAGAAGTGATGAAAGCATATACTAGATGTATGAGTAATAAGTAAACCTCTTCGAATATACAGAAAGTTCTTGCAGGAGCAATCTTGCTTGAGTATATATTAGCATCCAGGAATGTCGAAAACCATTGACACCCAATCGCTGGCACCTGCGATTCGATACACACTTTGCTCAAGTTACAAACATGTTTGAAATATTTCACCATTTTTGTAGTCCAAAAGTAGTTAAAAGATAGGAAATATGTTGCACCTGCCTGAACCAATGCACAAATATTTTACTAGCAAAAATGTGAGAATACTTgcacttcttccttcttccatgAAGAACATTTGATGACCATCAGATAACAGGTAATAACAATAACTAGAACAAAGCTAAAGCCTCAACGACTCAAAACAGAAATGTTTAACCCTAATGCTCATGTCCTGGTACACATTATTTGTATGAGCAACTAGAGTCTGGCATGTGACAGCTGACAGCTTGGCTTCTGCCACATAACATGCGCAAAATATGAGATCTTTAACCAAATCATGTCATACGTGGACATGAAACAGGATAAGCCTCAaaaaggtcaaatttgtgtAACACTGATCCGTCTTCAAGTTCATAGAGACCGAAGACCCCAGCCCTTTGTGCTATTCGATATAATGGTATACTGTTATTGATAATTTTATAACCAATGCATCGTTCATTCATAAGACACGACCCAGTTGCACATCCAGAATGAACTAGTTTTTCATGATTATGCAAGAGATGAACATACCTTTGGGAAATCAATTCCGTAGGTGATGTGGATTTGCGAGCTAGGGAATGCAGCTACAAAGCAATCATCTCTCTGCAAGTAAACAGGCTCATGGATTTGGGGGGCCAGTTTCTCCAACTTCTGCCCACCGGTATCCTCGGCCGCACACAGACCTGCGCTTCGTATTGCCTCTACCCACTCTTGTGCTgatccatcaagcaaaggaatCTGTCATTGTTTAACCAGTTTCACATTAATCGAAAAGACATGGTGCTGCAACGATCTTAGTTTTGTAGGAatcaaacatcgacaattcacACCTACGCAAAAGTACAAGTAACGAATTGGCAGTTGGGAGCTAAAACAAGGTGGCAAATTAGCAAACGTCCACGCATGAcgcacctcgtcgccgccgatgACCTCCACGCGGCAATTGTCGACGCCGAGAGCCTCCATCGCCGAGAGAAGGTGCTCCACGGTGCGGATGCGCGGGCCGCAGCCTTCGCCCCGCTGAAGCGTCGTGCAGAGCTGCGACCGTGGCTCGGCGTttcccacctccgccgccacccttgcCTCCTCCTTACCCTCCACCTGGAAATACCTACCCTCTCCGGCGTACGTCGGGAGCAGCGTGGCGGTGACGCGCGCGCCCGAGTGGAGCCCCACGCCAGACCTGCtcacggccgccgccagcgTTTGCTGCGGCCGACCCGTCTGGAAGAAGAGGGTTAGTCTCTGTAGATTTCAGATAAAGATTTTCAAGCACTAGCGCGTCGCTGACTTTACTCACCGGCTTCCAGGAGAAGACTGCGTGGGATACGGACTTGAgggctcgggtggcggcggtggacatggcgacggcgaggctgcGAGCAGCAGAGGAGGCAGGCACATTTTGCAGAAAACGCCCTAAAACGGAGCATGATCACAGCAACTTACATAAAACCCCCTTAACATGAACGCAATTAGTTTTAGCGAACTAACCATTTACATATGTAAATTCCCTGAAATCAGATCGTGAAACTGATTGAGGTTCAAACATTTGTACACAACAATCGAATCAAAATTATTGCAGCTCGGTGGTAGCGCTGGCAGCGGCCAGGCTATCCGCGCCCGCGTTCAATTCCCAGTCTGGGCGAACAGCAGGTGTCACACAGGGACCAAGCCAAAGACTTGGTGGCGCGTCCCGAgacagcccgggcagcccgctCGCGTTCGAGCGCGCGGTCAGCGCGGATGTTCACCCGTGTTCTTACACGACACGACACGACGGGCCAGTGCTCCTGGCAGCTTTCTAAAAAAACCCAAACAGTAAGGGGAAAACCAAACAAACGGAACAAAAAAAGGACCTAAAATTCAGCATTTCTCACACTACAACGATCGTCTTCCCAGCTACTGAAATACAGTATACCTTGATGCCAATAAACACAAGGAGCTACAGAGCTTACAACCCTGAAAGAATATTCTACTATCAAACTGTACAATCTCATGGTACATACTAATTTTCAATTTCCTATATGAAAACCGACATGTATTCAACGGATAGATCTTTGTTGCTGTAAagccaaactgagttttccagCTGTTTTCCCACTTCAGGTAAAACCAGAGGAGGAGCATCTGCCCACGGGATTAGCAAGTAATCAACACCGAGCTCAGAAACAACTTTACACAGCAGCTCCATAATTCACGTTGACTCGAAATCAAATAAAAG encodes the following:
- the LOC101755685 gene encoding probable UDP-3-O-acyl-N-acetylglucosamine deacetylase 2, mitochondrial; the encoded protein is MFEPQSVSRSDFREFTYVNGRFLQNVPASSAARSLAVAMSTAATRALKSVSHAVFSWKPTGRPQQTLAAAVSRSGVGLHSGARVTATLLPTYAGEGRYFQVEGKEEARVAAEVGNAEPRSQLCTTLQRGEGCGPRIRTVEHLLSAMEALGVDNCRVEVIGGDEIPLLDGSAQEWVEAIRSAGLCAAEDTGGQKLEKLAPQIHEPVYLQRDDCFVAAFPSSQIHITYGIDFPKVPAIGCQWFSTFLDANIYSSKIAPARTFCIFEEIEKMRGAGLIKGGSLENAMVCSMSGGWLNPPVRFEDEPCRHKILDLIGDFSLLAQNGNQGFPIAHIIAYKAGHALHTDFLRHLCGRITVDQEEVARQC